The Papio anubis isolate 15944 chromosome 5, Panubis1.0, whole genome shotgun sequence genome has a segment encoding these proteins:
- the CAMK4 gene encoding calcium/calmodulin-dependent protein kinase type IV isoform X3, with amino-acid sequence MKTVCGTPGYCAPEILRGCAYGPEVDMWSVGIITYILLCGFEPFYDERGDQFMFRRILNCEYYFISPWWDEVSLNAKDLVRKLIVLDPKKRLTTFQALQHPWVTGKAANFVHMDTAQKKLQEFNARRKLKAAVKAVVASSRLGSASSSHGNIQESHKASRDPSPIQDGNEDMKAIPEGEKIQSDGAQAAVKGAQAELMKVQALEKVKGSDINAEEAPRMVPKAVEDGIKVADLELEKGLAEEKLKTVEEVAAPREGQGSSAVGFDVPQQDVILPEY; translated from the exons CACCTGAAATTCTCAGAGGTTGTGCCTATGGACCTGAGGTGGACATGTGGTCTGTAGGAATAATCACCTACATCTT ACTTTGTGGATTTGAACCATTCTATGATGAAAGAGGCGATCAGTTCATGTTCAGAAGAATTCTGAATTGTGAATATTACTTTATCTCCCCCTGGTGGGATGAAGTATCTCTAAATGCCAAGGACTTG GTCAGAAAATTAATTGTTTTGGATCCAAAGAAACGGCTGACTACCTTTCAAGCTCTCCAGCATCCGTGGGTCACAGGTAAAGCAGCCAATTTTGTACACATGGATACCGCTCAAAAGAAGCTTCAAGAATTCAATGCCCGGCGTAAGCTTAAG GCAGCGGTGAAGGCTGTGGTGGCCTCTTCCCGGCTGGGAAGTGCCAGCAGCAGCCATGGCAACATCCAGGAGAGCCACAAGGCTAGCCGAGACCCTTCTCCAATCCAAGACGGCAACGAGGACATGAAAGCTattccagaaggagagaaaattcaAAGCGATGGGGCCCAAGCCGCAGTTAAGGGGGCACAGGCTGAGCTGATGAAGGTGCAAGCCTTAGAGAAAGTTAAAGGTTCAGATATAAATGCTGAAGAGGCCCCCAGGATGGTGCCCAAGGCAGTGGAGGATGGGATAAAGGTGGCTGACCTGGAACTAGAGAAGGGCCTAGCAGAGGAGAAGCTGAAGACTGTGGAGGAAGTAGCAGCTCCCAGGGAAGGGCAAGGAAGCTCTGCTGTGGGCTTTGACGTTCCACAGCAAGATGTGATCCTGCCAGAGTACTAA